TAAACATgtaagtgtttgtttatttaaagaacACACACGATGCAGTATATTTACTCTTAACTAAATATTACTTAGTGCAGAAGAGGTTGATGTAGAGATCAGATCTGTGATCTCTGGTCTGTCTGATCCTGAGGTTCACTCTGAGTATTTGTGCGACCACAAGAGGTTGTGTGTCATGACAACATCAACAGAGGTCGTTTTAAGTTTTCTGAAcaaaggacacagctgtgatttCTCTGGTGATGACAGCGTCTCTTCCTTTGATCActttaaagatgaaaacacGTGAAAATTTTAATAACTGACTCCAGAAGCTTCTTTTAATCACAACTGAACTTCGTGCTCTTCCTCACGTCCGTACTGTGGCCGAGAAACCCcgaagctcttcttcttctaggTATTGAACCCCCTGTTTCTGCctccatacccccccccccctcctctcttctatATGTCTGACGTCTCTGTGGTTCTGCCTGtccttcaggggggggggggggggcagcgaaCACACCCCTGTCTGCCCTCCAGCACTGCAGCATTACCACGCACTATAACTTTACACTGACATGGGGCAAATCTTAGCTTTGTTTGCCTCAGATAAGCCCATAgctataatgtgtgtgtgtgtgtgtgtgtgtgtgtgtgtgtgtgtgtgtgtttgtgtgtgtgtgtgtgtgtgtaagctgaAGAATCAAAACCACCCCCTCGTCAGTTCCCACCAGGGACCAGAGTCCAGAAATAAACCATGGGACACGTGTTGAGGGCTTGAAGTCGGGCTCGACCTTTAACTCAAATGAATCCCAACAAACTCACAGTTGACTCCACATCAGCAGCGTGCTCCTTCCACGCCGCGGTCACACACCGTGGTTTAAAACACTCGTAATTGATTTACCAGCGGAGCCGGCATTCTGCTGGTGTCCCGCAGCTCTACACCATGTGACCTCGTCTTGCCTCAGCTGCAGGTAAACAACGTAGATTCTGATCTGGCAGATTCATTCCTGTCATTAAAGCAGGTTTGGCCTCGTGACCGTGGTGAGTCTGTTTACCGCCGTGGAATGAAATGACACCTTTTCACACGGAGACATCACGTTGTCAGAAAGCCTGTGCTCCTCCAGCCTAGGTCTGGACACACTGGAAGAGCAAGATGTTGTTCTCAGAGTCTAACGAGCACGTTCTCACAGAAGCTGAATGTcgtgcagagagaaaacaaagccaTGAGGAAGAATGTTCTGAGCTTATGACCTGAAAACATCAACAACTCCCTGAGCATCATCGAAGCTGAGCAGGATCCTCATGCTCCTCTGAGGTCCTGAAGGGACAAATAACTGGAACTGAAACTGGAGAACAAGGTTCAAACTTTGTGTTTGGAAGTTTAGAATCTTATAGAAAAGGTTTTGAATGATTGAAACTGAAGCTTTCAATCGTTTcaagaacgcaaatgtccgaacGTCCTGTTGCTCCAAACAGCCACGTAGAAAATGACTGaatgagctcatgtgagaaaacagcaggagattctccagaggATTCAAACAAGACGACACGGACGGGTGCAAAACTGACATAGactaaaataacacaaatatggaAAGGAGGAGGCGTACACCTGGAGGTCAGGTACACATGCAAAAAGTTTCAAATCTCAAGTTTCAACATTTCAGCACTTGTTTCCTGAACCATTTCCAAGTTTTCAACCCTGGAAGACAAACTGAGCAACTGGGAGAACAACTGGAATCTGAAAGTGTGAACTTGTGTTGGAGAAacaagaagagctgcagctttgaAGAAGGAGAAactcaaatagaaaaaaaaggaattttaatctattttaaaCATCATTTGTGCAAGCTTCAAAATCCAGAGTTTCAATCATGCAAAATCTTGACCGGAGCCTCGACCTTTCTGactcacagctgcagcagaaaacaacacaaagttcaAATCAGTTTGTTTCTAAACCGGTGACCTGTCATGTTCAGCACATGTTATCTACAGTGAGTGGGATGTAACATGGAGAACCGCTGCTGTGGGGCTTTGTGAAGGTTGAGACGTGTGTGTCACAGATCATACACATCCTTCAGTTTCCTGGCAGAGGAGGGCGTTCATCAcatctctgtgtttcaggaCGGGCTACAGGTTCAGAATCAGATCTAATCCCCGTCACCTCTCGCCTCCGGTGACCGCTGCTGATGAGGGTCAAATCCCAGCACAGAGAAACAAGCCGGTGACCTGAAAGCTGCATTATGCTGCTTATGACTGAGTGAATTGATCCATCTGCAGCGGTGTGTTCTGGGATTAAATGACTCAACGTAAATCGCAGAGTGTCACGGACATTTCAGGACAAAAAATGAATTGACCTTAAAGCCTGTCAGGCGAAACAAAGCTGCAGCCGTCACTCAGATGTAGAATGACTCAAATAACAAGcccagagctgcaggtggagactaaagcacaaacacagggaTCAACTAAGGAActaattgtatttttaattaaCAAATTTTCTTAAACTCATAAATCTTTAGATGATTGCGTTTGCAGACATGTTTTTCTGACGCTGATGAAACTCTAAATTTCAAGATGTCCCTTAAATAACCTCACCAATGACACCTGCGATACCGGAGGAAATATGTGACCACCTGAAGCTACTGATTTAATCTGCTGGTGGAACAGGCCGAGCAGGAAAGCACAAGACCAGGGCTCCCGTCCATTAATCACCTGAGACAGCTCTGTCTTCACCGCGTGCTCCTCCAGGAGATCTGAAGATCCGTGTGCAGATTACAAAGATCCATGTGACACGTGGTTCACGTCAGCTCCTCGGAACAAGAGCCACAGCTTCCAACTTCTTAttgacatttattattatacatgCTAATATTACTATAATAATGGAGAAGTTGAGGTTATGAAGATGGTTAATTTACAAAGCCTTGAAGGTGATTGACTGTTTCTACCACTAATGGAGGTTAATAGTGTaagaagcaggaagtggagacaaagtggttgtaaaataaaataaacaggtggatgatggatggatgaatagatccatggagggatggatgatggatggatgaacagtTGTTCGTCTCAGATCAGGAAGTGAAATGAACGAATAGATAAACTTCACTTGAATTTCAAACTCCAATATCAACAGTCCTTTAAATTCCATTTCACTGCAGCAGAATTCCCAGTCTCATAAAGATCAGCTCCCTGAACGTTCTTCTTCCCTGAACCAGGTGTTTACACTGGGATCCACGGTGACTTCCTGCAGACACACTGGGACGTAAACATTCCCAGTGTGTTCCCACAGTACAGCTCTGTTCAGTGAAATCTGTTTCAACAgggaaacacttggttttacaTGCGTGTCAATAAAAAGGCTTAAGAGTCTCTGGGTGTGacggggggggagaggagagcagtAACGACCGGGGGGGAGAGCGGGTGACCTTCTGTTTCACGTTTCTTTCCCCAGCGGTTGTTGTGGCGACCCTCGGGTTCGATTCCGCACATCGGGGGGGTTTTGTGAGTCAGACAGAGATGAAGTCGTACTGCGGGAGCTTTACAACCTCGGCTGTCACATGAACTTCATTAAATGAAGTGTTTATCCTGACGCTAACATTCAAGTGGATTTAACACACTTTACATCCaggttctcacacacacacacacacacacacacacacacacacacacacacacacacacacatttgttctcTTGTCCTTTGGGGCAGAAACAGGAATGTAACCTGGTAAACCACGTCCAGACGTcggtcacaaacaaacacagaccgGAGTGAtagtgtgtctgagtgtgtgtgtgtgtgtgtttgtgtgtgtgtgtgtgtggtttggtgACTTTTGTGGTTTCTAAATTGAGTTTAGAtctaaataatgtaaaaaatgtctgagCCGGTTCCTCCTCCTGTTTATTTGTAGTGAAACATCGATGGTTCTTGATTCATGTGCAGTCGTGAGAGGGAGGAAACTAATAAAGTCGATAAATGTGGACTTTGTTCAAAcataaaaagagacacagggagagagagtagACGTTGTGTTAAAGTAATCACACCAGAGCTCATTATGCAGAGTTACACTGGATATTATCTTATATCTTACATCAAAGGTCACCAGTGATAATGTTTGAGATGTGTGACCAGATACAGAGGAAAGGTCAGAGTGGTCAGAACCTGTTGAGCGGTGGAGTGAGTCGTCAGTCACAGCCTCACTCCGTCAGAGCATTCCTCTCATTGTTGAACTTCTAACTCCAGagaaccgccccccccccccccccccccccccccggtgcagATGGAAGATCTGAAGAGTTTGAGAAACCAGTGAGATCATCGTGGTCGAGGCTGGGAGGAGGTTTTCAGTCTCCAGGCTGCAGCGCTGGTTTCCTCCTGAAATGAGTCCAGCTGAGTttcatgaggagaaggagagcagcGTCCCAGCCGGTCACTGGGAGGATGACTCCATGTCATGTTCTGTGTGGGAGTGAACACCAGTGACCGGAGCTGGTTCTGTGTCGTTCAGCTTTCTTTACTCTGTGTTGCACAAATCATGTCGGTGGTGAAACCAGTTCAATCTGCGGACGATGATGCTGCAGAGATGAGTAACCAGGAGACGTTTGAAGTTTCacaactgaaaactgaaaaccagtGACtctgttctccccccccccccccccgcactcaCTTTCAGATCCTTAGAGTTTTGACCTGATAGAACTAACGATGCTCCGCTGGTGGTTTCAGGTGCAGCCATCCCCGTGGGCATCGATGTGCAGGTGGAGAGCATCGACAGCATCTCCGAGGTCAACATGGTGAGAAGACACTTCATCTGATCAGATCTCACTGAGTTTCCTGCAGAGCAAAGTAACAAACCAACCTGTTGAAGTGCTGTTAAAGAGTTTTATGAAAACAGATTAAATCGTTGAGGGGAAATCCCCTTATCTTCACGTATGTTGATTTATCTGCACATGTTTCATTTGTTCATCTTTGCTTTACATTCAAATCAAcactaataacaataacatgtaTATAAATTTAGATAACAGGTGTGCAGGTAGATGTACGGTTGAGTTGAAGCTTGgtatttacatttcaatttgaGAGCATCGGACGTTTTGTTCTCGCCTCTTGTCACAGTGATTATCTAAACATCATCAAAGTGAAATGATTGGTTTACCTGAGAGAGATTCCACTGAGACACAGTttatagaaacacacaaagtcttTCCTTCTCCAAAAAGGCTTTTTATGATGTGTGATGAATTGAAAAAAGGAAACCTCAACACTGTGGATCGctgaatcacttcctgtctgatgCCTTCGTCTGGAGCGTGACCTCCTGAGACTCAAGTGGACACTGAACTCACAACCTGAGAtgaatgatgaagaggagggtgcCTGGACCGGAGCTGTGAAACCTGCATGAGACTCGTTCCTCACTGAAGTTTGTTAGATGAAGAACATTGGACCTGAGTTTGTTCTTTCCTTGGTGTCTCCAGGACTTCACCATGACTCTGTACCTGAGACACTACTGGAAGGACGAGCGTCTGTCCTTCCCGTCCCGGACCAACCAGAGCAGAACCTTCGACTCTCGACTGGTGAAGAAGATCTGGGTCCCCGACGTCTTCTTCGTCCACTCCAAACGCTCCTTCATCCACGACACCACCATGGAGAACATCATGCTAAGAGTTTACCCCGACGGGAACATCCTGTACAGCGTCAGGTacaggaggagacgagaggtCATGAATCATGACTCCAGGAGGATGATTCTGAACTTTGAGAAATGAGACGGACAAAAGttgtctcactgtgtgtgtgtgtctgtgtgtgtgtgtgtgtgtgtgtgtgtgtgttgcagggtcACTGTTACAGCTCTCTGCTCAATGGATTTCAGCAGCTTCCCTCTGGACACACAGAACTGCTCGCTGGAGCTGGAGAGCTgtgagtcacaaacacacacacacacacaaacacacacacacacacacacacagacacacacacacacacacgcacacacacacacacacacacacacacacacacacacacacacaaacacacaatattgATACTGCCGACAAAACCAACCAATCTCTGTCTCATCTTTCAGTTatcatctttcctctctctctctctctctctctctctccctctctctccccccccccctcccttagATGCGTACAATGAGAACGACCTGATGCTTTACTGGAAGAACGGGAACGACTCTCTGAGGACGGATGACATCGTCTTGTCTCAGTTCTTCATTGAACACTTCCAAGCCTCCAGCGGCCTGGCTTTCTACAGCAgcaccggtgtgtgtgtgtgtgtgtgtgtgtgtgtgtgtgtgtgttaatttgtgttACCTCTTTAATAGGGTTGGGGCTCCTTGGTTTCCCTTCCCAGTCGTCATAAGATCAGTTAGAGCGGTCACCAGATCAGTAAAAACTCATTTAGCTTTTCTTCAACTCTCTCAGATAATGATGTCCTCTTCAGCTCGTTGGATGAGACGTTTAACTtcagtgtctcttctcctcaggtTGGTACAATCGGCTGTTCATTAACTTCATCCTGCGGAGgcacatcttcttcttcatgctgCAGACCTACTTCCCCACCATGCTCATGGTCGTGCTGTCCTGGGTCTCCTTCTGGATCGACAGGAGGGCGGTGCCAGCTCGAGTCTCTCTGGGTAGGAGCGCCTGCACcttaacacacacatccatctgaAATCCGTCCTTCAGGGTGTGAGGGTCAGAGGTGACGCCCTTAGCTTTGAGTTCTCTAACCAGAATCACTTGTGAAAACACGTCTCTCCCTGCAGGTATAACCACGGTGCTCACCATGTCCACCATCATCACAGGAGTGTCCTCCTCCATGCCTCAGGTAACAGCCGGTCTCAATCCTCAGGAGCTTCAGagcttcctctcttctctccttcatcttctggACGTACCAACCTGTCCCAGATGAGAAGAGTTCAATCCATTCTACTAGTTACTGACATGTGTTCAGAGTctatgcatgtgtgtctctgccCGTCCAGGTGTCCTATGTGAAAGCGGTGGACATCTACCTGTGGAccagcttcctgtttgtcttcctgtccGTCATCGAGTACGCGGCGGTGAACTACTGCACCActctggaggagatgaggaagatgaagagggggAAGGTCAGCACACAGAGGAAGATTATTACTTTATAACATCAAATACAAAACTGAGGATGACTCCTGTGAGGAATAAATCAGCCAAACCCATTCTTTGCACCATATCTCCCTCTAGTGAATAAACGCAGGTATTACACCAGGAGCCTTAAAGCATAAAACAATGCAAAACTCTGTAGAGCAGTGggctcacagcaagaaggtccCTGGTTCTAATCCCAGCTGGGCTCCTTCTATTGGAAGTCAACATGTTCTCTCGGGGTGTGCATAGAtttctccagctcccccccccccatgaccctCAAAAGACGAGCGCTACAGCCTCTCAGTTCTCTCTTTACCTTTTCAGATCCCATCCACCTTCAACGCCAGCCAGGCGATGGCCTTCGACGGCTGCTTCCACGACAATGACATGGAGCTGACCCCGTTCCCCCGGATGACACccaccctgacctctgaccctctcACCACTCCGAGCCTAACCCCCGACATCCGGCCCACGGGGGGAACTCGCCTCCGCCGGCAGCGATCGATGCGAGAGAACGTGGACCTGCTGGTGAGCAACAGCTACATGATCGACTCGTACTCCCGCCTGGCCTTCCCTCTGTCCTACCTGCTCTTCAACACCATCTACTGGTGCCTGTACTCCTGACGCCTGACTCAGACTCATCCAGGGGCCCTTCACTGGATTAACCCTGGGCCTCAGGGGCCCCTGCTCCTGCATCCAGCTCCTGCTTCGCTCATCACTTTCATTGCAAAAGTGATTCACATGCGACCTCTCGAGTCCCTCAATCGTTAGGAacctgcttttttattaatctgtACATGTGGCTCTTTTTTCTGCATCATTTTACTAAGTATATTCAACAGCTTTATTTTCCCATAGTTATTAGACTCATGTTGAATGTCTTAGCAACAGAGAAATACTAAATTTGCATCAAATGTTtgtgaaaatgtacttttcttGAAAATAGAATTTTCCCTCCACTGAATGATATGTTTGGATGTACGCGTTATTCATAACTTAATAAATTTGTATCTTGTTTGTGAGGCTGTAAAACTTTATTATAGCGACTGAACCAGGGACTGTTCatttaacacaacacattttatttgctgTGTCCAGTTTGATTTATACCTTGTACACAAAAGTGTATGAAGGCCTTGTGGTCGGAAATGAATTAgcatattttagatttttacatGTTGAattcatgtttctttatttattcattattatcatcactattattagtgttattatttttataaaatgaagaTCCAGGGGTTAGGGTAATTGGATATTAAATCCATATGAATTTAGATTTCAGAAggtttggttatttttttaagtaaaattatttaatttgaaccttCAGTAATAGATCAGTTTCAATAGCAACTACAgagattattaatatttgtaaaCTAACGTAAAGTAGCGGTTTAAGACGCAAACACGCGCAGGAGAGACGCAGAGaggctgacctctgacccctgaccctgacccccCCAGGTGAGTTCCTGTTCCTGTGTCACAGTCCGATGCTTTgactcacacactaatacacacagagagggatgAGCTACATGCTAAGAGCTTCATTAGCCTCggctgttagcatgttagcttgTTAGCATCGTTAGCGTGGATTGTCAGAGGCTGAGCTTCCTGCTGCCTCGCCTGAAAAGTCGTCCACTCCTCGGGGGACGAGAAGCGACCTGTGGGCCTGTAGCTTCCATCCAAACCGGGAGGAAAGGGCCCGAGCTTCACCTGGAAGGTAACACTGTGGGTTTACACCTGCTTTTATTATATTAACTcgtttttaatgtttgtttcaagtatttttaaaaagtgttctAGGTGTTAGAAAGTTGAGTAACAGTTAAAAACACTGATTGAGTGACCAGGAGCTAACCAAACTCAGCCTGGTTATATTTAATATGAATTCTTATTCAACAGATTCTCAGTGAggttatgaaaaaaaacaaccataaGGAACAAATGtgcagtttattaggaacacccaGCTGCAGTCAATCCTGCAAGGTTCATTCAAACGTTTGGGTTGGATTCTAAATTAATTTACTGAAAGATCATTTATTAATGATTACAGAGTTTTAGGGTCAGgcataagaaaaaaaacgtttttattttaatacttcagctgtttttgtattttgaaaataaGCCTGAAATGAAGTCAAACTAAAGATTTTCATTGTACTTCATCTGTACATTtcaaatatcaaaaataaactTATATGCAGAAAGATGTCTGTTTAGTTTTGAGCCaaaattttgatttgatttgaattatacctatttctatattttaaacGGCTCAAGTTGTCGTTATTGAATGTCCACTGTGGATCTGAGCTAAAGTCAAAAGTATCTGCTTATCACAATCAGATAAGATGTCATGACTCAGCAGGTTTTCATCTGTATTGACTGATCCAGTTGTTTCCATCATACAACGACAGAAGCACTCGTCCCGAACCTTCCAGCCTGAGTCACATGACGTCATACCAAACTCCACTGGGCCCAGCTGATCTCCAGGTGCAGTTAACAGCCCACCAGGTACTATGACagtgtacatgtacacacacacctgcgatatttataaaatgaaagTAGCACAACTACAAAACTCGGCAAATATTCGTTCAAATTTATCAATGTGCGGTTCAAAACAGAAACCAGATTGTTTCATTCATGGATCCCAAAATCCATCATTTCAAATTAGGTTCCATATACAcatttgttgtttaaaacaaactttCCAGATGAGGAGAAGTTTGAGTTTTCAGAGTGAACAGAAAGCAATAACAATACTGGAgaagtaagggggggggggggggggggggggcagtggctCTGTCAGAGGGGGCAGGGTGGAGGTTCGGATGGGGACGCCGAGGCAGTGAGGGCAGAACTGATGTAAGTGAAACGGAAAGGTATCAGTGGGAGGGAAAGAGACCTGAATGGTGGGACTGGGAGCACGGAGGGACGGAGAAGGGAGGGGGAAGGAGGAGTGAATGCTACTGCAGAGCTGCTTTGTGATTGGCTGCCGCTGGGCCACGTGCAGACCCCTCTCAAACTGTAGCCTAACTAGGGCTCCCACatacattctcacacacagacacacacacacacacacacaaagtggtgTGCAGCCCCCTGTTGAGTGGCAGGGACATGTGAGCCCCTTCACAACTGCTATTCTGGGCAGGGGAGGGGAAAGGGGGAGGGCAGAAGAGGGGGCGAAGCAGGGGGGAGCAGAGggtctttctctttctgcatgTGGCGGAGCCCTCGCGAGGAGCTGCTCACGACTCTGTCTCGTGTTGTGTAGCCTCTGGTGTGCGCTGCCATAGcagtcttttgttttatttccagtcCAGGCGGGAGAAGATGGGCTGCTGCTTCAGTAAGGAGCTGAACCCCGGCCCGCAGAATGAGAGGAGCAGCTTGTTACAGCCCCCGCTCCAGGATGGGCTGGGTGGGGTGTCAGAGCAGGTCCGGCAGCACGCCGCGGCCGTAGCTCAGCATGTGTgtctggagggagaggagacctGTGTGGAAGACGGACCGGCCCGGGGGAagcctctggaggaggaggacagacttCAACAAGTGGACAACAAAGTTTGTACAAAGGCCAACAGCAGGGACAGCAGCACCCGGAATGAGAGGGATCTTAAACTGCCTGGCTCTCACGAGGAGAAGGAGGCTATTATTATCACATCCAGCACTAATATACATACAAACAGGGACACAGAGGCAGGCGTGGAACACACTCCAAGGCTGAGCTGTGAGCCGGCTCCCTATATGGAGGTGCTCACACAGAGTCCGGTCAGACAGACGGTTCTGGAGAGTGCCAGAGCTTCATGGGTCAGTCAGCTCCCAGAGGGGCAGAAGCAGCACAAACCAGCATGGTGTTCGTC
The window above is part of the Platichthys flesus chromosome 21, fPlaFle2.1, whole genome shotgun sequence genome. Proteins encoded here:
- the LOC133932368 gene encoding gamma-aminobutyric acid receptor subunit rho-3-like encodes the protein MRVGALAFLALATSLFAEVTGGRISGRRKQKEVFLGENSKFKFGGRIDYKLKRQDSTKTLLIKSEQLLRIEEQDFAMRPGFGGAAIPVGIDVQVESIDSISEVNMDFTMTLYLRHYWKDERLSFPSRTNQSRTFDSRLVKKIWVPDVFFVHSKRSFIHDTTMENIMLRVYPDGNILYSVRVTVTALCSMDFSSFPLDTQNCSLELESYAYNENDLMLYWKNGNDSLRTDDIVLSQFFIEHFQASSGLAFYSSTGWYNRLFINFILRRHIFFFMLQTYFPTMLMVVLSWVSFWIDRRAVPARVSLGITTVLTMSTIITGVSSSMPQVSYVKAVDIYLWTSFLFVFLSVIEYAAVNYCTTLEEMRKMKRGKIPSTFNASQAMAFDGCFHDNDMELTPFPRMTPTLTSDPLTTPSLTPDIRPTGGTRLRRQRSMRENVDLLVSNSYMIDSYSRLAFPLSYLLFNTIYWCLYS